One Terriglobia bacterium genomic region harbors:
- a CDS encoding DUF1330 domain-containing protein — MAAFVIVDVTIIDPIRYEEYKKMAAPTVAAHGGRYVVRGGKVETLEGHWPHGRLVVLEFPTAERAREWWGCDEYREAKALRHATAESRMILVEGL; from the coding sequence ATGGCGGCCTTCGTGATCGTGGACGTGACGATCATCGATCCGATCCGGTACGAGGAGTACAAGAAGATGGCGGCGCCCACGGTCGCCGCGCACGGGGGAAGGTACGTGGTGCGCGGCGGCAAGGTCGAGACGCTCGAGGGGCACTGGCCCCACGGGCGGCTGGTCGTCCTGGAGTTCCCCACCGCGGAGCGCGCGAGGGAGTGGTGGGGGTGCGACGAGTATCGCGAAGCGAAGGCGCTGCGGCACGCGACCGCCGAGTCGAGGATGATCCTGGTGGAGGGACTGTGA